The Rhodothermales bacterium region CAGCCCGGCGGCAACCCGGCGCTCAAGCCCGAGCGGGGCCGATCTTACGAGGCCGGCCTGCGCTGGCAGCCGGGGCGATTCGCGCTGCGCCCGTCCGCCGAAGTCACCTATTTCGTTCAACACACGCGCGATCAGATCGTGTGGCAGCCGGTGTCGGGCGTCGTATGGTCGCCCGAGAACATTGCCCGCGTTCATGCGCGGGGCATCGAAGCCTCGGCCGGCCTCCGGAGTCCGGGCCGGCTGGCACTCGAGGCCGAGGCGTCGTATACGCTGACGGACGCGCGGGACTGGTCGGACCCCTCCGGCGCGTCGTTCAACCGGCAGGTCCGGTACGTGCCTCGCCATCTGGCGCGGGTGTATATCGGCGCTGGCTGGCGGCGCCAGGGCTGGTCGGTGTCTGTCGACGTAGCCAGCCGGTACACGGGCCGGCGGTTTGTTACGACCGACGAGACCCAGGCGTTGGAGGCGTATCTGCTGGCCGACGCCGGCGTTCGGGTCGGCCGGCGCATCGGGCCGGCACGGCTCCGGGTCGGCGCCCATCTGGAAAATATGCTGGATACCGCCTACGAGGGCATCAAGGGGTACCCGATGCCACCGCGCCGGCTGGTGCTGACGGCGCGGCTTGCCCTGTAGCCCGTCCTCATTTCCGTTTTTCTAACCGACGGTATGCTCGGCTTATAAGGGAGACGCAATGTGTTGCGTCAAGGAGACGCAAAGTGTTGCGTCTCTACGATTCGGGAACGGGCGTTTTTGCCCGTTTAGGACCGTCGCTGCGTAACGTCATCCCGAATACGTTCTACCCTGCTTTTCCTGTTTCCATTTTCCTCATTCCTATCTCCTCATGCACAATACACTCCTTCGCGCCGGCCTCGTCGTGGCGCTTCTTGCCTCGTCATCTACCCTCGCCTTCGCCCAGTCGGAACCCATTGCCCTTTTCGTCGGCAATCAGGGCAATTTTTCTGATGCCAACGGGACGGTGACCGTCATCGACCCCAACACGCTCGGGGCGACGCAAGATGCCGTTCCGAACCTGAACACGCTGGTCCAGAGCATCGCCCTGCATAAGGGGACGGCGTATGTGATGGCGAACACGTCGGACCGGATCGATCTGTTTGACGTCGATTCCCGGGAGCGGACGGGCCAGATCGCCGGCGTTCCGAGTCCGCGGTACCTGCGCGTCGTCGGGGCGGACAAAGCCTATGTTTCCAACCTGTTCGACGCCACGGTGACGATCATCCGGCTGTCGGATGCCAGCGTCCAGGGCACGATTCCGGTGGGTGATAACCCCGAGGCCATCGCCGTCGCCGGCGGGCGGGTCTATGTGGCCAACCACGGTTTTGGGGCCGGGACGACACTCACCGTCATCGACCCCTTGACCGACGTGGTAGTGGAAACCGTGACGCCGGGGTGCGACGGACCGCGCATGCTGGAGGGTGATCTGGAGGGGGATCTGTGGGTGATGTGCACCGGCAATACCGTGTACAACGACGA contains the following coding sequences:
- a CDS encoding TonB-dependent receptor, with protein sequence QPGGNPALKPERGRSYEAGLRWQPGRFALRPSAEVTYFVQHTRDQIVWQPVSGVVWSPENIARVHARGIEASAGLRSPGRLALEAEASYTLTDARDWSDPSGASFNRQVRYVPRHLARVYIGAGWRRQGWSVSVDVASRYTGRRFVTTDETQALEAYLLADAGVRVGRRIGPARLRVGAHLENMLDTAYEGIKGYPMPPRRLVLTARLAL